The Streptomyces sp. Je 1-332 genome has a window encoding:
- a CDS encoding rodlin, with protein MMKKAMATAAVAVSVVGMTAAAAPSALAIGDDHGTTSLSGNGSQQAYGNSATHGDMSPQLSLVQGSLNKPCVGLPVKANLTSLVGLVNVGVQDIPILSAPQNQQCTENSTQAKGDEPLSHILNDIPVLSGNGELNG; from the coding sequence ATGATGAAGAAGGCTATGGCCACGGCGGCAGTTGCCGTTTCCGTCGTCGGTATGACCGCCGCGGCGGCCCCGTCGGCGCTGGCCATCGGTGACGACCACGGCACCACCTCCCTGAGCGGCAACGGCTCCCAGCAGGCGTACGGCAACTCCGCGACGCACGGCGACATGAGCCCCCAGCTCTCCCTCGTCCAGGGTTCGCTGAACAAGCCCTGTGTCGGTCTGCCGGTCAAGGCGAACCTGACCTCGCTCGTCGGGCTCGTCAACGTCGGTGTCCAGGACATCCCGATCCTGTCGGCGCCGCAGAACCAGCAGTGCACCGAGAACTCGACGCAGGCCAAGGGCGACGAGCCGCTGTCGCACATCCTCAACGACATCCCGGTCCTGTCCGGGAACGGTGAGCTCAACGGCTGA
- a CDS encoding rodlin, which produces MIKKGMAAAAVAVSVVGMSAAAAPSAMAIGDDHGTTSLSGNGAKQAYGNSATYGNMSPQMALIQGSLNKPCIGLPVKANLTSLVGLVNVGVQDIPILSAPQNQQCTENSTQAKGDEPLSHILSDIPVLSGNGKGNH; this is translated from the coding sequence GTGATCAAGAAGGGTATGGCCGCAGCCGCGGTTGCTGTCTCCGTCGTCGGCATGTCGGCCGCAGCAGCTCCGTCGGCGATGGCGATCGGCGACGACCACGGCACGACGTCGCTCAGCGGTAACGGCGCCAAGCAGGCGTACGGCAACTCCGCCACGTACGGCAACATGAGCCCGCAGATGGCGCTGATCCAGGGCTCGCTGAACAAGCCCTGCATCGGTCTCCCCGTCAAGGCGAACCTGACCTCGCTCGTCGGGCTCGTCAACGTCGGTGTCCAGGACATCCCGATCCTGTCGGCGCCGCAGAACCAGCAGTGCACCGAGAACTCGACGCAGGCCAAGGGCGACGAGCCGCTGTCGCACATCCTCTCCGACATCCCGGTCCTGTCCGGGAACGGCAAGGGCAACCACTGA
- a CDS encoding LCP family protein has protein sequence MKNRPNEGSGTNILLMGTDGRDTITRKEKRQYYAGGVACDCTDTLMLVHVSQAQDRVSVVSLPRDSYADIPAHRDKATGQERPARPGKINGAYAQGGPALSVRTVESMTGVRVDRYLQLDFRRFMDSVETVGGVRVCTPRALKDKTTKLDLTPGSHLLNGGRSLQYVRSRHVDNSADFGRIQRQQRFLVAALRGVRTENVLADPVRAARLARLLVGSARVDRGFSTEQILTLATRLGRLPASSMEFTTVPVSGFSEKLHGSLQWDRAKAGKVFTALKHDQPLTSPNSQARLSDPPRFASPATVRGDTLECR, from the coding sequence ATGAAGAATCGACCGAACGAGGGAAGCGGTACGAATATCCTCCTGATGGGGACGGACGGCCGCGACACGATCACGCGCAAGGAGAAGCGGCAGTACTACGCGGGCGGAGTCGCCTGCGACTGCACGGACACGCTCATGCTGGTCCATGTCTCGCAGGCACAGGACCGCGTCAGCGTCGTCAGCCTCCCGAGGGACTCCTACGCCGACATCCCCGCCCACCGCGACAAGGCCACGGGGCAGGAGCGTCCCGCACGGCCGGGGAAGATCAACGGCGCCTATGCGCAAGGCGGTCCCGCGCTCTCGGTGCGGACGGTCGAGTCGATGACCGGCGTCCGCGTCGACCGGTATCTGCAGCTCGACTTCCGGCGCTTCATGGACAGTGTCGAGACGGTCGGCGGCGTGCGGGTCTGCACGCCCCGCGCGCTCAAGGACAAGACGACGAAGCTCGACCTCACTCCCGGCAGCCATCTGCTCAACGGCGGCCGGTCCTTGCAGTACGTCCGCTCCCGCCACGTGGACAACAGCGCCGACTTCGGACGCATCCAGCGCCAGCAGCGCTTCCTCGTCGCCGCGTTGCGCGGCGTACGGACCGAGAACGTCCTGGCCGACCCGGTCAGGGCGGCGCGGCTCGCGCGGTTGCTCGTCGGCTCGGCGCGGGTCGACCGGGGATTCAGCACCGAGCAGATCCTGACGCTCGCGACGCGTCTGGGCAGGCTCCCCGCGTCGTCCATGGAGTTCACCACGGTGCCGGTCAGCGGCTTCAGCGAGAAGCTGCACGGATCGCTCCAGTGGGACAGGGCCAAGGCCGGCAAGGTCTTCACGGCCCTCAAGCACGACCAGCCCCTGACGAGCCCCAACTCGCAGGCCAGGCTGAGCGATCCGCCGCGCTTCGCGAGCCCGGCGACCGTTCGCGGTGACACCCTGGAATGCCGTTGA
- a CDS encoding rodlin yields MNKLWASAAIAASVAGISAGMAPQALAIGDDRGTTSLSGNGAETAFGNSATKGNQSPQLTLVQGTLNKPCVALPVKANVTSLVALVNVGVQDIPVLSAPQNQQCTENSTQAKGDEPISHILNDIPVLSGNGSGNG; encoded by the coding sequence ATGAACAAGCTGTGGGCATCCGCGGCCATTGCCGCCTCCGTCGCCGGTATCTCGGCAGGGATGGCCCCCCAGGCCCTGGCGATCGGTGACGACCGCGGCACCACGTCGCTCAGCGGCAACGGCGCCGAGACGGCGTTCGGCAACTCCGCGACCAAGGGCAACCAGAGCCCCCAGCTCACGCTCGTCCAGGGCACGCTGAACAAGCCCTGTGTCGCCCTGCCGGTCAAGGCGAACGTCACCTCGCTCGTCGCGCTCGTCAACGTCGGTGTCCAGGACATCCCGGTCCTGTCGGCGCCGCAGAACCAGCAGTGCACCGAGAACTCGACGCAGGCCAAGGGCGACGAGCCGATCTCGCACATCCTGAACGACATCCCGGTCCTGTCGGGCAACGGCTCCGGCAACGGCTGA
- a CDS encoding trypco2 family protein, with the protein MIELAEMIAQLRGQLAAAMAAAEDAEDTGLRFELGAVQLETEFVVQRSAGADGRIRFWVVEAGASGQQANSTTHRVSLSLEPRVRGSGERPWVSGDRTVRER; encoded by the coding sequence GTGATTGAACTCGCCGAAATGATCGCGCAGTTACGTGGGCAACTCGCCGCCGCCATGGCCGCGGCCGAAGATGCCGAGGACACTGGTCTGCGCTTCGAGCTCGGCGCCGTACAGCTGGAGACGGAGTTCGTCGTACAGCGGTCCGCCGGAGCCGACGGCAGGATCCGCTTCTGGGTCGTCGAGGCAGGCGCCTCCGGCCAGCAGGCGAACAGCACCACCCATCGTGTGTCGCTCAGCCTGGAGCCCCGCGTCCGCGGCTCCGGTGAACGGCCCTGGGTCAGCGGTGACCGGACCGTGCGCGAGCGCTGA
- a CDS encoding trypsin-like peptidase domain-containing protein translates to MATAEGLEAARVAEILVETPGGEPGRRGSGYRVGERSVLTAAHVVAGPLTSVRVRFDADLPGEWSADVRVVLLAETVDMALLEIMTVPPGGPAVGTPRYGTVPDADVVLPVSAMGFPRFKLRDDSMRLLDDGAPSQYRDSCHVSGTVSVLSNRREGTLELAVLAPRADPEPERSPWEGMSGAAVWSGGAVIGVISAHHRSDGLGRLAAGRVEQWYGALSSAELEHLREAAGLPAPGGLGSAADPEGTAAPASLAGLPSDLPLRELMGLVDALVEVPALKDAGGLGLVLASIDAEIAANRPRDPRLRMDIYGIVHTCLRYRGTLDQLLETVRLLEGQSTEVARLDREAAQLAKRYC, encoded by the coding sequence ATGGCGACGGCAGAGGGTCTCGAGGCGGCGCGGGTCGCCGAAATACTGGTGGAGACGCCGGGCGGGGAGCCCGGGCGGCGCGGGTCCGGCTACCGCGTGGGGGAAAGGTCCGTGCTGACGGCCGCACATGTGGTCGCGGGACCCCTGACGTCGGTGCGGGTGCGCTTCGACGCCGATCTGCCGGGGGAGTGGAGCGCGGACGTACGCGTCGTGCTGCTCGCCGAGACCGTGGACATGGCACTCCTGGAGATCATGACCGTGCCGCCCGGGGGTCCGGCAGTAGGGACTCCCCGATACGGCACCGTGCCCGACGCCGATGTGGTGCTGCCCGTCAGCGCGATGGGCTTTCCCCGTTTCAAGCTGCGGGACGACAGCATGCGCCTCCTCGATGACGGCGCCCCCAGCCAGTACCGCGACTCCTGCCATGTCTCGGGGACCGTCTCCGTCCTGTCCAACCGCCGCGAGGGCACACTCGAACTGGCCGTTCTCGCGCCGCGCGCGGACCCCGAACCGGAGCGCTCGCCGTGGGAGGGAATGTCCGGTGCGGCTGTCTGGTCCGGCGGCGCCGTCATCGGAGTGATCAGCGCCCATCACCGGTCGGACGGTCTGGGGCGGCTCGCGGCGGGGAGGGTGGAGCAGTGGTACGGCGCGCTGTCGTCGGCCGAGTTGGAGCACCTGCGCGAGGCCGCTGGTCTGCCGGCACCTGGAGGGCTTGGTTCCGCGGCGGATCCGGAGGGGACGGCGGCTCCCGCGAGCCTGGCGGGCCTCCCCTCTGACCTGCCATTGCGTGAACTCATGGGGCTGGTCGACGCCTTGGTGGAGGTGCCGGCCCTCAAGGACGCGGGCGGGCTCGGTCTGGTGCTCGCGAGCATCGACGCGGAGATCGCCGCGAACCGCCCCAGGGACCCCAGACTCCGGATGGACATCTACGGCATCGTGCACACCTGTCTGCGCTACCGGGGCACGCTCGATCAGCTCCTTGAGACCGTCCGGCTGCTGGAGGGACAGTCGACGGAAGTGGCCCGTCTTGACCGTGAGGCGGCCCAACTGGCCAAGCGATACTGCTGA
- a CDS encoding HEXXH motif domain-containing protein: MSDRRTATTGLAFHRLSESSAAALALGEGGSAAVEELVTAERSRRLLLVRALADGLSEGDPPQPAGTGPMSHRAAWTLLARTQQLAPQAFEDTLMCPHTGMWLSLALRRLRGATAYEDAPLWVVIGHLSALAAAAATRAGLNFSLTVPVRHGRVPLPTLGCAAFEDVAEPWGTAQVDAREGRLRITAGRQTVTAGPDWSLGAPGWHAVRRLELEPTGPGKRLALDELDPYRTFPHPSPPRLLSATEARTWEEQLTEAWAILRRDEPQSAEAMRVGLMSLAPTPARERYRPHSVTAGDAFGGVMASRPDDVAQLAATLVHEFQHTKLGGLIHLGPLSEPTDPRGAHEQLFYAPWRDDPRPLSGLLQGIYAFAGVARFWSVHRHAADAAYAPMAHFEFALWRAQVSATVDLVHRHDRLTSLGRRLLGALRGRCEEWMSEAVPPAELAAAREAAADHRARWRAHHLRPPAAAVEDAVGAWRRGEARPPATLAARPELAPVADARYLDTAAVLARYRLGSPAADPGDIEGVQPADLLLARGELSGARDAFVEQLGGEKPVFAAWAGLGRALAGVAEHRDASRLLRHRPERARAVQSALEHATGQRADPVELAAWLGRGETDLD, from the coding sequence GTGTCGGACAGGCGCACGGCGACGACAGGTCTGGCGTTCCACCGGCTCTCGGAGTCCAGTGCTGCGGCTCTGGCGCTGGGCGAGGGCGGCAGCGCGGCCGTGGAGGAACTCGTCACCGCCGAGCGCAGCCGCCGACTGCTGCTGGTGCGGGCGCTCGCCGACGGCCTGAGCGAAGGTGACCCGCCGCAGCCCGCCGGGACGGGCCCCATGTCGCACCGGGCGGCCTGGACGTTGCTCGCGCGCACCCAACAGCTCGCGCCCCAGGCGTTCGAGGACACCCTGATGTGCCCGCACACCGGTATGTGGCTGTCGCTCGCCCTGCGCAGGCTGCGCGGCGCGACGGCCTACGAGGACGCACCCCTGTGGGTGGTCATCGGGCACCTTTCGGCGCTCGCCGCCGCCGCCGCGACCCGGGCCGGCCTGAACTTCTCCCTCACCGTGCCGGTGCGCCACGGCCGGGTGCCGCTGCCCACCCTGGGCTGCGCGGCGTTCGAGGACGTGGCGGAGCCGTGGGGCACGGCCCAGGTCGACGCGCGGGAGGGACGGCTGCGGATCACGGCGGGCCGGCAGACCGTGACGGCCGGGCCCGACTGGTCCCTCGGTGCGCCGGGCTGGCACGCGGTGCGCCGCCTGGAGCTGGAGCCGACAGGGCCGGGGAAGCGCCTGGCGCTCGACGAGTTGGATCCCTATCGCACCTTCCCGCACCCGAGCCCGCCCCGCCTGCTGTCCGCCACCGAGGCGCGGACGTGGGAGGAGCAGCTCACCGAGGCGTGGGCGATCCTCCGGCGTGACGAGCCGCAGAGCGCGGAGGCGATGCGCGTCGGGCTGATGTCGCTCGCGCCCACGCCGGCCAGGGAGCGATACCGGCCGCACAGCGTCACGGCCGGGGACGCGTTCGGCGGTGTCATGGCGTCACGGCCGGACGACGTGGCCCAGCTCGCCGCGACGCTGGTGCACGAGTTCCAGCACACCAAGCTGGGCGGTCTGATCCACCTGGGACCGCTGAGCGAGCCGACGGACCCGCGGGGGGCGCACGAACAACTCTTCTACGCCCCGTGGCGGGACGATCCGCGGCCGCTGAGCGGTCTCCTCCAGGGGATCTACGCCTTCGCAGGTGTGGCCCGGTTCTGGTCCGTCCACCGGCATGCCGCCGACGCCGCGTACGCCCCGATGGCCCACTTCGAGTTCGCCCTGTGGCGTGCCCAGGTGTCGGCCACCGTGGACCTCGTACACCGCCACGACCGTCTGACCTCCCTGGGGCGGCGGCTCCTCGGCGCACTGCGCGGGCGGTGCGAAGAATGGATGTCCGAGGCGGTGCCGCCCGCCGAACTGGCGGCGGCGCGAGAGGCGGCGGCCGACCACCGCGCCCGCTGGCGCGCCCACCATCTGCGGCCGCCCGCCGCGGCCGTGGAGGACGCCGTGGGGGCCTGGCGGCGAGGAGAGGCCCGGCCGCCTGCCACGCTCGCGGCGCGGCCCGAACTCGCTCCGGTCGCCGATGCGCGCTACCTGGACACCGCGGCTGTCCTGGCCCGCTACCGCCTCGGCTCCCCGGCGGCCGACCCCGGTGACATCGAGGGCGTCCAGCCGGCCGACCTGCTGCTCGCGCGCGGGGAACTGAGCGGGGCGCGGGACGCCTTCGTCGAACAACTCGGCGGCGAGAAGCCGGTGTTCGCGGCCTGGGCGGGTCTTGGCAGGGCCCTGGCAGGGGTGGCCGAGCACCGGGATGCCTCCCGCCTGCTGCGCCACCGCCCGGAACGGGCCCGCGCCGTACAGAGCGCGCTGGAGCACGCCACCGGGCAGCGGGCCGATCCGGTGGAGCTGGCCGCGTGGCTGGGGCGGGGCGAAACGGACCTGGACTAG